A single genomic interval of Terriglobus albidus harbors:
- the bktB gene encoding beta-ketothiolase BktB encodes MREVVVLSAVRTAVGKFGGALKDLAPSELAATVTRESVERSGLDPAEIAHVVFGNVIHTDAKDMYLARVAALRGGLPVETSALTLNRLCGSGLQAIVTSAQAIVHGDAEAAVAGGTESMSRAPYWMNGLRWGARLNDTAAVDAMVGALTDPFEEIHMGVTAENIARKWDISREAQDALAAESHRRALDAIASGKFTDQIVPIELKTKGGTIQFDTDESPRTDATIQNLTKLKPVFDKAGTVTAGNSSSINDGAAAVVLMERRAAEERGLAPLAKLVDYTVTGVEPGFMGIGPVSAVRRLLQRTGLTIDQIDVFEVNEAFAAQALAVATDLGLPSDKTNPNGSGISLGHPLGATGAIVTVKALHELRRIGGRYALVTMCIGGGQGIAAIFEAVNS; translated from the coding sequence ATGAGGGAAGTTGTCGTTTTGAGTGCAGTGCGCACCGCGGTTGGTAAATTTGGAGGTGCGCTGAAGGATCTGGCGCCCAGCGAACTGGCCGCAACGGTCACGCGTGAATCCGTAGAGCGCTCGGGCCTCGATCCTGCGGAGATTGCCCATGTCGTCTTCGGAAATGTAATTCACACCGATGCCAAGGATATGTACCTTGCTCGCGTCGCCGCGTTGCGCGGGGGGTTGCCGGTCGAAACATCGGCGCTCACTCTCAATCGGCTTTGCGGCAGCGGTCTGCAGGCTATCGTCACCTCTGCGCAGGCAATTGTGCACGGCGACGCTGAGGCCGCGGTGGCTGGTGGCACCGAATCGATGAGCCGGGCGCCGTACTGGATGAACGGCTTGCGATGGGGAGCGCGGCTGAACGACACTGCTGCGGTTGACGCCATGGTGGGCGCATTGACAGACCCGTTCGAGGAAATCCATATGGGTGTCACAGCCGAGAACATCGCTCGCAAGTGGGACATTAGCCGCGAAGCTCAGGATGCGCTGGCCGCTGAGAGCCACCGCCGCGCTCTGGATGCAATCGCAAGCGGCAAGTTTACGGACCAGATTGTGCCTATCGAACTCAAAACCAAAGGCGGCACGATCCAGTTTGACACCGACGAATCTCCGCGGACCGATGCAACCATTCAAAACCTCACGAAGCTGAAACCTGTGTTTGACAAAGCCGGCACAGTAACAGCGGGTAATTCATCCAGCATCAACGATGGCGCGGCAGCGGTGGTGCTGATGGAGCGTCGGGCCGCTGAAGAGCGTGGGTTGGCGCCCCTGGCAAAGTTAGTCGATTACACGGTAACCGGGGTGGAGCCTGGGTTCATGGGCATCGGACCAGTCTCGGCGGTCAGACGATTATTACAGCGAACCGGACTGACAATCGATCAGATTGATGTATTCGAGGTCAACGAGGCTTTTGCTGCGCAGGCGCTCGCGGTGGCCACCGATCTCGGCCTCCCCTCTGACAAAACCAACCCGAACGGCAGCGGTATCTCGTTAGGGCACCCACTAGGCGCGACGGGCGCGATTGTGACGGTGAAAGCGCTGCACGAGTTGCGCCGGATCGGTGGTCGCTACGCACTGGTCACCATGTGTATCGGCGGCGGTCAAGG